A single region of the Halorubrum depositum genome encodes:
- the cheY gene encoding chemotaxis protein CheY codes for MATRVLIADDSEFMRNLLREILEGEFEIVGEAENGVEAVNMYEEHGPDLVMMDIVMPIRDGIEATTEILEGNPEATVIMCTSVGQEEKMKAAIKAGAEGYITKPFQKPNVLDAIGSAV; via the coding sequence ATGGCAACGCGCGTGCTCATCGCGGACGACTCGGAGTTCATGCGGAACCTCCTTCGGGAGATCCTCGAGGGGGAGTTCGAGATCGTCGGCGAGGCCGAGAACGGCGTGGAGGCGGTCAACATGTACGAGGAGCACGGCCCGGACCTCGTGATGATGGACATCGTGATGCCGATCCGCGACGGGATCGAGGCGACGACGGAGATCCTCGAGGGGAACCCGGAGGCGACGGTGATCATGTGCACCAGCGTGGGCCAGGAGGAGAAGATGAAGGCCGCCATCAAGGCCGGCGCGGAGGGGTACATCACGAAGCCGTTCCAGAAGCCGAACGTGCTCGACGCCATCGGATCGGCGGTATAA
- a CDS encoding chemotaxis protein CheC, which produces MRVDVRALGACNRLAERGAEQAAGALADLTGTDLAVEVTGASVASGEDLAEAFAGRESIGVSVGLRGGLEGEAVLAFDAANVDALLSLLPGGASMERSAVTEVGNIALGGFLDGWANYLGKAIDMTPPRYFEADGAAVLPDGALAGDGVFLFESRLDATTTDLDFSIYMLPDSGQFRDLVVGKTAPAAAPGAEAAREGAAEGDTGSTAVPYESLSTFASLAKRGSANAADNIAMMTGLDTTVDVSRLRFVPLADVPAEVGVEPHAGTVFELQGEPSGYLAILFEEESAAKIAAAMLPSEPDEPLGGMAENALCELGNVMTSGFIDGWANVLGTSISHSPPEFVHDIGSAAISPLVAKLSRRQDYGFVIDAAIQTEGVQARCDVYALPDERELARALDRLSET; this is translated from the coding sequence ATGCGGGTCGACGTCCGGGCGCTCGGCGCGTGCAACCGCCTGGCGGAGCGCGGGGCCGAACAGGCCGCCGGCGCGCTCGCCGACCTCACGGGGACCGACCTCGCGGTGGAGGTCACGGGCGCGAGCGTCGCCAGCGGCGAGGACCTCGCCGAGGCGTTCGCGGGCCGCGAGTCGATCGGCGTGAGCGTCGGGCTTCGCGGCGGCCTAGAGGGGGAGGCGGTGCTCGCGTTCGACGCCGCCAACGTCGACGCCCTGCTCTCGCTTTTACCCGGCGGCGCGTCGATGGAGCGCAGCGCGGTGACCGAGGTCGGCAACATCGCGCTCGGCGGCTTCCTCGACGGCTGGGCGAACTACCTCGGGAAGGCGATCGACATGACGCCGCCGCGCTACTTCGAGGCCGACGGCGCCGCCGTCCTCCCGGACGGCGCGCTCGCCGGCGACGGCGTCTTCCTCTTCGAGAGCCGGCTGGACGCGACGACGACCGACCTCGACTTCTCCATCTACATGCTCCCCGACTCCGGGCAGTTCCGGGACCTCGTCGTCGGGAAGACGGCGCCGGCCGCCGCCCCGGGCGCCGAGGCGGCGAGGGAGGGCGCGGCGGAAGGCGACACCGGGAGCACCGCGGTCCCGTACGAGTCGCTGTCGACGTTCGCGTCGCTGGCGAAGCGGGGGTCGGCGAACGCCGCCGACAACATCGCGATGATGACCGGCCTCGACACGACCGTCGACGTGAGCCGGCTGCGGTTCGTCCCGCTCGCGGACGTCCCCGCCGAGGTCGGCGTCGAGCCCCACGCGGGCACCGTCTTCGAGCTGCAGGGGGAGCCGAGCGGCTACCTCGCGATCCTCTTCGAGGAGGAGTCGGCGGCGAAGATAGCGGCGGCGATGCTGCCGAGCGAGCCGGACGAGCCGCTCGGGGGAATGGCGGAGAACGCGCTCTGCGAGCTCGGCAACGTGATGACGAGCGGGTTCATCGACGGCTGGGCGAACGTGCTCGGCACCTCGATCAGCCACTCGCCGCCGGAGTTCGTCCACGACATCGGCTCGGCGGCGATCAGCCCGCTGGTCGCCAAGCTGAGCCGCCGGCAGGACTACGGATTCGTGATCGACGCCGCGATCCAGACGGAGGGCGTGCAGGCGCGCTGCGACGTGTACGCGCTCCCGGACGAGCGCGAACTGGCTCGGGCCCTCGACCGCCTCTCCGAGACGTGA
- a CDS encoding chemotaxis protein CheD, whose translation MSRPSSSRGRGSRDRDGSDDEGRRGDGGGGRIRVGVGELAVATDGETLTTSGLGSCVAVALADERAGVRGLLHAMLPASDETRTAAARRGKYVDAGIDALVDELVAAGAAPGRLEARVAGGAEMLDLTDAVGPRNVERTERCLASAGVPIVASDVGDGVGRTVRFGPDGGLVVRAADGFERTL comes from the coding sequence GTGAGCCGCCCCTCGTCGTCCCGCGGTCGCGGGTCGCGAGACCGGGACGGCAGCGACGACGAGGGGCGGCGCGGCGACGGCGGCGGGGGGCGCATCAGGGTCGGCGTCGGCGAACTGGCCGTGGCGACCGACGGGGAGACGCTGACGACGAGCGGGCTCGGCTCCTGCGTCGCCGTCGCGCTCGCCGACGAGCGGGCGGGCGTCCGCGGGCTCCTCCACGCGATGTTACCCGCGAGCGACGAGACGCGGACGGCCGCCGCCCGCCGGGGGAAGTACGTCGACGCCGGCATCGACGCGCTCGTCGACGAGCTCGTCGCGGCCGGCGCGGCGCCCGGGCGGCTGGAGGCTCGCGTCGCCGGCGGCGCCGAGATGCTCGACCTCACCGACGCCGTCGGCCCGCGGAACGTCGAGCGAACCGAGCGGTGTCTCGCGTCGGCCGGCGTCCCGATCGTCGCCAGCGACGTCGGCGACGGCGTCGGTCGGACGGTCCGGTTCGGACCGGACGGCGGGCTCGTCGTCCGGGCGGCGGACGGGTTCGAGCGCACCCTGTGA
- a CDS encoding FlaD/FlaE family flagellar protein, with protein MGLELPVWGAPTAAWAVATLGLVGASVLDRFLDDGGSDDDSGGMGGDDDPFGGGGMGGGGGMGGGGGMGDDFDDFDGMDEWDDGFDDGGGGGGADTDELEKRLDDLENEVASLSSTVSTVRSENEEISAAVDDIEEDVRNLLDIYEMVTRGINPFVDDSSGFDSVSGGGEGSFGLFDDDEADDGGDELDEDVANADADGFFDDEMLDDGFDDGGDEFDELDGEPDDDHTDDGDSADASSEAAAADEGDDMNDDGKSFSELKEEYDAGEADWADEEGDDGDADEDPFEDEADSFDDGDDSFDDLGDETDPFDGEDGSFDDLDDGVDSFDEGAASDAEPATNGHERDPEPEPEPAAERARGPQPGGDPAEANGGGFEYVGEDDLSGSRGKPYLTSLPGDYVGDLLVMEWLEFLVSESDVTDAVRAINYYERIEWVGPEAAARLRDFLSGFGTIDRNLVDRPGTDRLVREHHTRSLRYVTQLNGTSGHLLLLDRWDDLAGGSLVGGGPPPVGGRDRSRDRGRREDRGGRRRDEPEGRRRDDGEGRSRDDTPEPQRDDAPERRDDRRANGRGDAGGRDGVADRGDDRPDGRDRNGGSPRPMNDPNPRSDRADPADGGWGDGR; from the coding sequence ATGGGCCTCGAACTACCGGTGTGGGGAGCTCCAACGGCCGCTTGGGCAGTCGCCACGCTGGGGCTCGTCGGTGCGAGCGTCCTCGACCGCTTCCTCGACGACGGCGGCTCCGACGACGACTCGGGAGGCATGGGCGGCGACGACGACCCCTTCGGCGGCGGAGGGATGGGCGGCGGTGGCGGCATGGGCGGCGGTGGCGGCATGGGCGACGACTTCGACGACTTCGACGGGATGGACGAGTGGGACGACGGCTTCGACGACGGCGGCGGTGGCGGCGGCGCCGACACCGACGAGCTGGAGAAGCGGCTCGACGACTTGGAGAACGAGGTCGCCTCGCTCTCCTCGACGGTGTCCACGGTCCGGTCGGAGAACGAGGAGATCTCGGCCGCGGTCGACGACATCGAGGAGGACGTCAGGAACCTGCTCGACATCTACGAGATGGTCACCCGCGGGATCAACCCCTTCGTCGACGACTCCAGCGGCTTCGACAGCGTCAGCGGCGGCGGCGAGGGGTCGTTCGGGCTCTTCGACGACGACGAGGCGGACGACGGGGGAGACGAGCTCGACGAGGACGTCGCGAACGCGGACGCCGACGGCTTCTTCGACGACGAGATGCTCGACGACGGGTTCGACGACGGCGGCGACGAGTTCGACGAGCTGGACGGGGAACCGGACGACGACCACACGGACGACGGCGACTCCGCCGACGCCTCGTCCGAGGCCGCGGCGGCGGACGAGGGAGACGACATGAACGACGACGGAAAGAGCTTCAGCGAACTGAAAGAGGAGTACGACGCCGGGGAGGCCGACTGGGCCGACGAGGAGGGGGACGACGGCGACGCGGACGAGGACCCGTTCGAGGACGAGGCCGACTCGTTCGACGACGGGGACGACTCGTTCGACGACCTCGGCGACGAGACGGATCCGTTCGACGGCGAGGACGGCTCGTTCGACGACCTCGACGACGGCGTCGACTCGTTCGACGAGGGAGCGGCGAGCGACGCCGAGCCCGCGACGAACGGCCACGAACGAGATCCCGAACCGGAGCCCGAGCCGGCGGCCGAGCGGGCGCGCGGTCCGCAGCCCGGCGGCGACCCGGCCGAGGCGAACGGCGGCGGCTTCGAGTACGTCGGCGAGGACGACCTCTCCGGGAGCCGCGGGAAGCCGTACCTCACGTCGCTTCCCGGCGACTACGTCGGCGATCTCCTCGTGATGGAGTGGCTGGAATTCCTCGTCTCCGAGAGCGACGTCACCGACGCGGTGCGCGCGATCAACTACTACGAGCGCATCGAGTGGGTCGGCCCGGAGGCCGCGGCGCGGCTCCGCGACTTCCTCTCCGGGTTCGGCACGATCGACCGCAACCTCGTCGACCGACCGGGGACCGACCGGCTCGTCCGGGAGCACCACACCCGCAGCCTCCGGTACGTGACCCAGCTCAACGGGACGAGCGGCCACCTCCTGCTGCTCGATCGATGGGACGACCTCGCCGGCGGCTCGCTGGTCGGCGGCGGCCCGCCCCCCGTCGGCGGACGCGACCGCAGTCGTGATCGCGGCCGACGGGAGGACCGCGGCGGTCGGCGGCGCGACGAGCCAGAGGGGCGTCGGCGGGACGACGGCGAGGGGCGCTCCCGCGACGACACCCCGGAGCCCCAGCGCGACGACGCCCCGGAGCGACGGGACGACCGCAGAGCGAACGGCCGCGGCGACGCGGGAGGCCGCGACGGAGTCGCGGATCGCGGCGACGACCGACCCGACGGACGCGATCGGAACGGCGGCTCCCCGCGGCCCATGAACGACCCGAACCCGCGTTCCGACCGCGCCGATCCGGCCGACGGAGGGTGGGGCGATGGGCGTTAG
- a CDS encoding flagellin, which translates to MGVSVSASTAIIVAGLFFAFTAFYPVAANGFDRVTDAQQGIQERSLERQNTDFAVTNATYDGTTLTVNATNDGSVGLVASDATLVVGNEYVDVGGPNATTTVDGDGDTELWLGGETLTVTVNETDLSTDVVANETRVVLVVESGVRDAAEVSA; encoded by the coding sequence ATGGGCGTTAGCGTCTCCGCGTCGACGGCCATCATCGTCGCGGGGCTGTTCTTCGCGTTCACCGCGTTCTACCCCGTCGCGGCCAACGGCTTCGACCGCGTCACCGACGCGCAACAGGGGATCCAGGAGCGCTCGCTGGAGCGGCAGAACACCGACTTCGCCGTGACGAACGCGACGTACGACGGCACGACGCTGACGGTCAACGCCACCAACGACGGCTCCGTCGGGCTGGTCGCGAGCGACGCGACGCTCGTCGTCGGCAACGAGTACGTCGACGTGGGCGGGCCGAACGCGACCACGACCGTCGACGGCGACGGCGACACCGAGCTCTGGCTCGGCGGCGAGACGCTGACGGTGACCGTGAACGAGACGGACCTCTCGACCGACGTGGTCGCGAACGAGACCCGCGTCGTCCTCGTGGTCGAGTCCGGGGTCCGCGACGCCGCGGAGGTGAGCGCGTAG
- a CDS encoding flagellar protein G → MASVPVSHLILFIASLVIAAGVVGTITTGVDRVSAAVEDAGIDATEQLRTDVTVISDASAGVYNESGNENVTLLIKNTGTQRLNPDGSGIDVVFDGSYVPPSATEGELLSAGSGAAWDRGDVLRLTIDTNRLGETNDGLDPGTDHRVYLTVNGDEELFQFRTEAN, encoded by the coding sequence ATGGCCAGCGTTCCGGTGTCGCACCTCATCCTGTTCATCGCGAGCCTCGTGATCGCCGCCGGCGTCGTCGGCACGATCACGACCGGCGTCGACCGCGTGAGCGCGGCCGTCGAGGACGCCGGGATCGACGCGACCGAGCAGCTCCGGACCGACGTGACGGTCATCTCCGACGCGAGCGCCGGGGTGTACAACGAGAGCGGGAACGAGAACGTGACGCTGCTGATAAAGAACACCGGGACGCAGCGGCTCAACCCCGACGGCTCCGGGATCGACGTCGTCTTCGACGGGAGCTACGTCCCCCCGAGCGCGACGGAGGGGGAGCTCCTCTCCGCCGGCTCGGGCGCGGCGTGGGACCGCGGGGACGTGCTGCGGCTCACGATCGACACCAACCGGTTGGGCGAGACGAACGACGGCCTCGATCCGGGGACGGACCACCGGGTGTACCTCACGGTGAACGGCGACGAGGAGCTGTTCCAGTTCCGCACGGAGGCGAACTGA
- a CDS encoding ATPase domain-containing protein codes for MPRTDNLLSIGLGERDRLNKELGGGIPRGSIVLMEGDYGAGKSAISQRFAYGLVEEGASVTMMSTELTVRGFIDQMHSLEYDMVKPLLNEELLFLHADFDSGGAFSDGDGERKELLKRLMNAEAMWNSDVVFLDTFDAIFRNDPTFEALVRKNEERQAALEIISFFRDIISQGKVVVLTVDPSAVDDDAIGPFRSIADVFLQLEMIEVGNDIRRQINVKRFAGMGEQVGDTIGFSVRSGTGIVIESRSVA; via the coding sequence ATGCCCCGCACCGACAACCTGCTCTCGATCGGACTCGGCGAGCGCGACCGGCTGAACAAGGAGCTCGGCGGGGGGATCCCCCGCGGCAGCATCGTCCTCATGGAGGGCGACTACGGCGCCGGCAAGAGCGCCATCTCCCAGCGGTTCGCCTACGGGCTCGTCGAGGAGGGGGCGTCCGTCACGATGATGTCGACGGAGCTCACCGTCCGCGGGTTCATCGACCAGATGCACTCGCTGGAGTACGACATGGTGAAGCCGCTCCTGAACGAGGAGCTGCTCTTCCTCCACGCCGACTTCGACTCCGGGGGCGCGTTCTCCGACGGCGACGGCGAGCGAAAGGAGCTACTCAAGCGACTGATGAACGCCGAGGCGATGTGGAACTCCGACGTCGTCTTCCTCGACACGTTCGACGCCATCTTCCGGAACGACCCGACGTTCGAGGCGCTCGTCCGGAAGAACGAGGAGCGGCAGGCCGCACTGGAGATCATCTCCTTCTTCCGCGACATCATCTCGCAGGGGAAGGTCGTCGTGCTCACCGTCGACCCCTCGGCGGTCGACGACGACGCCATCGGCCCGTTCCGGTCGATCGCGGACGTGTTCCTCCAGCTGGAGATGATCGAGGTCGGCAACGACATCCGCCGGCAGATCAACGTGAAGCGCTTCGCGGGGATGGGCGAACAGGTCGGGGACACGATCGGGTTCTCGGTCCGGTCGGGCACCGGAATCGTGATCGAGAGCCGCAGCGTCGCGTGA
- a CDS encoding type II/IV secretion system ATPase subunit — translation MTEHGTAKPSEELRKAAMRRPHLREHLREFKQITGEFPQFIEEPKDEYESNRPNVIYPVGGPIYSHIYGDLGQDTKYYAIEPEVSGPQAEILNQVKSRLLSASGQHSAPDSEAEYDDLIEELLEEVTHVDDGTTGWRRGLSKIRNFGRLSVTEETYENIRYRLNRDIVGLGPLEPVMRDPANEDIHVIGPKECHVDHGTFGMLETTVDFGTKGEFDNWLRNMGERIGDPLSDSDPIVDSTLPDGSRINIIYSDDVSLKGSSLTIRQGDEVPLSINQITNWGTLSPQLAAYLWLCLENEQTVFVVGETASGKTTTLNAILSYIPDDSKIYTAEDTAEVIPPHSTWQQLLTREGGGEGSSDVDMFDLVAAALRSRPDYIIVGEVRGAEGRMAFQAAQTGHPVMLTFHASDIVSMIQRFTSEPINVPETFMDNADVALFQNRVKQGDKVLRRVTSVQEIEGYSKEMEGVVTREVFSWDPVEDEIVFQGMNNSYVLEEQIATLLGYADTRDIYDDLEFRAELIERMIQEGILGYHEVNDAINSFQRDGVEGLPFDMHRNVR, via the coding sequence ATGACCGAACACGGAACCGCGAAACCGTCGGAAGAGCTCCGGAAGGCCGCCATGCGGCGGCCGCACCTCCGGGAACACCTCCGGGAGTTCAAGCAGATCACGGGGGAGTTCCCGCAGTTCATCGAGGAGCCGAAAGACGAGTACGAGTCGAACCGCCCGAACGTCATCTACCCCGTCGGCGGGCCGATCTACAGCCACATCTACGGCGACCTCGGGCAGGACACGAAGTACTACGCCATCGAACCGGAGGTGTCCGGCCCGCAGGCCGAGATCCTCAATCAGGTGAAGAGCCGGCTGCTCTCCGCGAGCGGCCAGCACAGCGCTCCCGACTCGGAGGCGGAGTACGACGACCTCATCGAGGAGCTGTTAGAGGAGGTGACCCACGTCGACGACGGGACCACCGGGTGGCGCCGCGGGCTCTCGAAGATCCGGAACTTCGGGAGGCTCTCCGTCACGGAGGAGACGTACGAGAACATCCGCTACCGGCTCAACCGCGACATCGTCGGGCTCGGCCCCCTCGAACCGGTGATGCGCGACCCGGCCAACGAGGACATCCACGTCATCGGCCCGAAGGAGTGCCACGTCGACCACGGCACCTTCGGCATGCTGGAGACGACCGTCGACTTCGGCACCAAAGGGGAGTTCGACAACTGGCTGCGCAACATGGGCGAGCGGATCGGCGACCCGCTCTCCGACTCCGACCCCATCGTCGACTCCACGCTGCCGGACGGATCGCGTATCAACATCATCTACTCCGACGACGTCTCGCTGAAGGGGTCCTCGCTCACGATCCGACAGGGCGACGAGGTGCCGCTGTCGATCAACCAGATCACCAACTGGGGGACGCTGTCGCCGCAGCTGGCGGCGTACCTCTGGCTCTGTCTGGAGAACGAGCAGACGGTGTTCGTCGTCGGGGAGACGGCGTCCGGGAAGACGACGACGCTGAACGCCATCCTCTCGTACATCCCCGACGACTCGAAGATATACACCGCGGAGGACACCGCCGAGGTCATCCCGCCGCACAGCACCTGGCAGCAGCTGCTGACCCGCGAGGGGGGCGGCGAGGGCAGCTCCGACGTCGACATGTTCGATCTGGTCGCCGCGGCGCTACGGTCGCGTCCCGACTACATCATCGTAGGCGAGGTCCGGGGCGCCGAGGGGCGCATGGCGTTCCAGGCGGCCCAGACCGGCCACCCGGTCATGCTGACGTTCCACGCGTCGGACATCGTCTCGATGATCCAGCGGTTCACCTCCGAGCCGATCAACGTGCCGGAGACGTTCATGGACAACGCGGACGTGGCGCTGTTCCAGAACCGGGTGAAGCAGGGCGACAAGGTGTTGCGCCGGGTGACGAGCGTCCAAGAGATCGAGGGGTACTCCAAGGAGATGGAGGGGGTCGTCACCCGCGAGGTGTTCAGCTGGGACCCCGTCGAAGACGAGATCGTCTTCCAGGGGATGAACAACTCCTACGTGCTCGAAGAGCAGATCGCGACGCTGCTCGGCTACGCCGACACCCGCGACATCTACGACGACCTGGAGTTCCGCGCGGAGCTCATCGAGCGGATGATCCAGGAGGGCATCTTGGGCTACCACGAGGTGAACGACGCGATCAACTCCTTCCAGCGCGACGGCGTCGAGGGGCTCCCCTTCGACATGCACCGGAACGTCAGGTGA
- the flaJ gene encoding archaellar assembly protein FlaJ, translating to MSVKGVGNGLATAAELTSAVMESYDRLDISKRKYVGLVLLPAVLVFAASVVGLFVLPLPFAARVPVPMFGGLVLVAAVIYPKIYLSSLENQIDNQLHLVMTHMTVLSTTNIDRMEVFRTLANEEEYGVAAEEIARVVHLVDTWNQSLDDACRRRAEEVPSDAMADFFDRLGYTMGAGQSLEEFLVSEQDVMLAKYETVYESSLANLEVMKDLYMSMILSMTFALVFAIVLPILTGNDPTATVAAVIVLFVFVQLGFYAMIRATSPYDPIWFHPEERAPGDLKLWASLGVGGGLSFLIIGITAAGMFGYGPGLPGLLWFVDDVRLPLYLAVPISPLIVTGIVLRKEERMITARDGEFPSFVRALGATESAKQSTTTDVLTTLRDKNFGDLSPAIERLYRRLNMRISTEGAWEQFTYDTRSYLIQKFSEMYLVGRRMGGDPKMLGELISKNMNAVNQLREQRRQAAMTFIGLLYGITAAATFAFFIGLEIVAILADLTADFGLEQMDIGQIVYPGAYDIPLIEYLLLTVVLFNAALSSQMIRRIDGGNPANGYIHFVLLTWLGAATAIATRTLVNAILSI from the coding sequence ATGTCGGTGAAAGGGGTCGGCAACGGGCTCGCGACCGCGGCCGAGTTGACCTCGGCGGTCATGGAGTCGTACGACAGGCTCGACATCTCGAAGCGGAAGTACGTCGGGCTCGTGTTGCTCCCCGCGGTGCTCGTCTTCGCCGCGAGCGTCGTCGGCCTGTTCGTCCTCCCCCTGCCGTTCGCGGCGCGGGTCCCCGTCCCGATGTTCGGCGGGCTCGTGCTGGTCGCGGCGGTGATCTACCCGAAGATCTACCTCTCCAGCTTAGAGAACCAGATCGACAACCAGCTCCACCTCGTGATGACGCACATGACCGTGCTGTCGACGACGAACATCGACCGCATGGAGGTGTTCCGGACCTTGGCGAACGAGGAGGAGTACGGGGTCGCCGCCGAGGAGATCGCCCGCGTCGTCCACCTCGTCGACACGTGGAACCAGAGCCTCGACGACGCGTGTCGCCGGCGGGCCGAGGAGGTCCCCTCCGACGCGATGGCCGACTTCTTCGACCGCCTCGGCTACACGATGGGGGCGGGCCAGTCGCTAGAGGAGTTCCTCGTCTCCGAGCAGGACGTCATGCTCGCGAAGTACGAGACGGTGTACGAGTCCTCGCTGGCGAACTTAGAGGTGATGAAGGACCTGTACATGTCGATGATCCTCTCGATGACGTTCGCCCTCGTCTTCGCCATCGTCCTCCCGATCCTCACCGGGAACGACCCGACGGCGACGGTGGCGGCCGTCATCGTCCTGTTCGTCTTCGTCCAGCTCGGCTTCTACGCGATGATCCGGGCGACCTCCCCGTACGACCCGATCTGGTTCCACCCGGAGGAGCGCGCGCCGGGCGACCTGAAGCTGTGGGCGTCGCTCGGGGTCGGCGGCGGGCTCTCCTTCCTGATCATCGGGATCACCGCGGCCGGGATGTTCGGCTACGGCCCCGGGCTCCCCGGCCTGCTCTGGTTCGTCGACGACGTCCGGCTCCCGCTGTACCTCGCGGTCCCCATCTCGCCGCTGATCGTCACCGGAATCGTCCTCCGGAAGGAGGAACGGATGATCACGGCCCGCGACGGCGAGTTCCCCTCCTTCGTCCGGGCGCTCGGGGCCACCGAGAGCGCCAAGCAGTCGACGACGACGGACGTGTTGACGACGCTGCGCGACAAGAACTTCGGCGACCTCTCGCCCGCCATCGAGCGCCTCTACCGCCGGCTCAACATGCGCATCAGCACCGAGGGCGCATGGGAGCAGTTCACGTACGACACGCGGTCGTACCTCATCCAGAAGTTCTCCGAGATGTACCTCGTCGGCCGGCGGATGGGCGGGGACCCGAAGATGCTCGGCGAGCTGATATCGAAGAACATGAACGCCGTGAACCAGCTCCGCGAGCAGCGGCGGCAGGCGGCGATGACGTTCATCGGGCTGCTGTACGGGATCACGGCGGCGGCGACGTTCGCCTTCTTCATCGGGTTGGAGATCGTCGCGATCTTGGCGGATCTCACGGCCGACTTCGGACTTGAACAGATGGACATCGGCCAGATCGTCTACCCCGGCGCGTACGACATCCCGCTGATCGAGTACCTGCTGCTCACGGTGGTTCTGTTCAACGCCGCGCTCTCCTCGCAGATGATCCGGCGGATCGACGGCGGCAACCCCGCGAACGGGTACATCCACTTCGTCCTGCTGACGTGGCTCGGCGCGGCGACGGCGATCGCGACCCGGACGCTGGTGAACGCGATCTTATCGATTTAA
- a CDS encoding OsmC family protein yields MSEAGHTERFAVSAESESETKTVVEAREFAFVVDEPSSLGGTNDGPNPVEYLIGAWAGCLNVVVHTVGEERGIDLENVSIDIEGDLDPRKFLGIDEDPRAGYQEIDVRIEVESDADEEALEALAAEVEQRCPVGDNIENPTPTNVAIEAA; encoded by the coding sequence ATGAGCGAGGCAGGTCACACCGAGCGGTTCGCAGTATCGGCCGAGAGCGAGAGCGAAACGAAGACGGTCGTCGAGGCACGCGAGTTCGCGTTCGTCGTCGATGAGCCGTCGTCGCTCGGGGGGACGAACGACGGACCGAACCCCGTCGAATACCTCATCGGTGCGTGGGCCGGCTGTCTCAACGTCGTGGTGCACACCGTCGGCGAAGAGCGCGGAATCGACCTCGAAAACGTCTCGATAGATATCGAAGGCGACCTCGACCCCCGGAAATTCCTGGGCATCGACGAGGACCCCCGAGCGGGATATCAGGAGATCGACGTGCGCATCGAAGTCGAGTCCGACGCCGACGAGGAAGCGCTGGAGGCGTTGGCCGCGGAAGTCGAGCAGCGGTGTCCGGTCGGCGACAACATCGAAAATCCGACTCCGACAAACGTGGCTATCGAAGCGGCTTGA
- a CDS encoding NAD-dependent epimerase/dehydratase family protein: METVLVTGGRGASGRWVVDRLAGDHEVVVVDYDHPGLDADPAPHVSFRAADLADRGEALDVVHAVDPDAVVHWAAIPVAGTHPDGRVFETNVHAAKNVLDAAGRADARIVQASSDGAYGFFFADPTPFPDELPITEDHPLRPEDPYGLSKVTAEAAAGAVARREGVPAVSIRPSWIQFPGAYACRSDGYVDDLDAGAGNFWSYVDARDVADLVAAALAGTGGSDPAVTSGAHEAVNCVAADNALGRPLLDLLRESYGEIPADCAIDGNVLSEGDDRGAYAVAKAERLFGWNPSRSWREAADEEVPEPTLFEG, encoded by the coding sequence ATGGAGACCGTCCTCGTCACCGGCGGCCGCGGCGCCTCCGGGCGCTGGGTCGTCGACCGACTCGCCGGCGACCACGAGGTCGTCGTCGTCGACTACGACCACCCGGGCCTCGACGCCGACCCGGCCCCGCACGTCTCGTTCCGCGCCGCCGACCTCGCCGACCGCGGGGAGGCGCTCGACGTCGTCCACGCGGTCGACCCCGACGCGGTCGTCCACTGGGCGGCGATCCCGGTCGCGGGCACCCACCCCGACGGGCGCGTGTTCGAGACGAACGTTCACGCCGCGAAGAACGTCCTCGACGCCGCCGGCCGCGCCGACGCCCGGATCGTGCAGGCGTCGAGCGACGGCGCGTACGGCTTCTTCTTTGCCGACCCGACGCCGTTCCCGGACGAGCTCCCGATCACCGAGGATCACCCTCTCCGCCCCGAGGACCCGTACGGGCTCTCGAAGGTGACGGCGGAAGCGGCCGCCGGCGCGGTCGCGCGCCGCGAGGGCGTCCCCGCGGTCTCGATCCGACCGTCGTGGATCCAGTTCCCCGGCGCGTACGCCTGCCGGAGCGACGGGTACGTCGACGACCTCGACGCCGGCGCCGGCAACTTCTGGTCGTACGTCGACGCCCGCGACGTCGCCGACCTCGTCGCCGCCGCGCTCGCGGGGACGGGAGGGTCGGACCCGGCCGTGACGTCCGGCGCCCACGAGGCGGTCAACTGCGTCGCGGCCGACAACGCGCTCGGTCGCCCCCTGCTCGACCTCCTGCGCGAGTCGTACGGAGAGATCCCGGCCGACTGCGCGATCGACGGCAACGTCCTCTCCGAGGGCGACGACCGAGGCGCGTACGCGGTCGCGAAGGCCGAGCGGCTGTTCGGGTGGAATCCGAGTCGGTCGTGGCGCGAGGCGGCGGACGAGGAGGTGCCCGAGCCGACGCTGTTCGAGGGGTAG